A section of the Verrucomicrobium sp. GAS474 genome encodes:
- a CDS encoding MoxR family ATPase produces MPNELLTPEPNVAPNSSLNPVANAEPTAADVELLRTVPERYRLLKAELGKRIIGQDMVIRDLFAALLVQGNVLMVGVPGLAKTLLVKSLGETLSLSFNRIQFTPDLMPSDITGTEIIEETSDGRREFRFIPGPIFASLLLADEINRTPPKTQAALLEAMQERRVTVAGKTYDLPSPFFVLATQNPIEQEGTYPLPEAQLDRFMFNLVLKYPSRAEEVRILLETTRGSDGPLSPVLAGADIAALQQAVRHIPVPASVAEYAVDLVQATRPGPGTGAPDVVQKYLQWGAGPRASQYLALAGKALAVLDGRFNVAREDIAAAAPLVLRHRLITNYRAEADKVTSDTVIEKLLARG; encoded by the coding sequence ATGCCCAACGAACTCCTCACTCCCGAGCCGAACGTCGCCCCGAACTCCAGCCTGAATCCGGTCGCCAACGCCGAACCGACCGCCGCCGACGTCGAGCTCCTCCGCACCGTTCCCGAGCGCTATCGCCTCCTCAAGGCCGAGCTCGGGAAGCGGATCATCGGCCAGGATATGGTGATCCGGGACCTCTTCGCGGCGCTACTCGTGCAGGGGAACGTCCTCATGGTCGGCGTCCCCGGGCTGGCGAAGACCCTTCTCGTGAAAAGCCTCGGGGAAACCCTCTCCCTCAGCTTCAACCGGATTCAGTTCACCCCCGATCTCATGCCGAGCGACATCACCGGCACCGAGATCATCGAGGAGACGAGCGACGGGCGGCGGGAGTTCCGCTTCATTCCCGGCCCGATCTTCGCGAGCCTCCTCCTCGCCGACGAAATCAACCGGACCCCGCCGAAGACCCAGGCCGCCCTCCTGGAGGCGATGCAGGAACGGCGCGTCACCGTCGCCGGGAAGACCTACGACCTTCCTTCGCCCTTCTTCGTCCTGGCGACCCAGAATCCCATCGAACAGGAGGGAACCTATCCGCTTCCCGAGGCGCAGCTCGACCGCTTCATGTTCAACCTCGTCCTGAAGTATCCCTCCCGCGCCGAGGAGGTCCGCATCCTCCTGGAAACGACGCGCGGGAGCGACGGCCCCCTTTCCCCCGTCCTGGCCGGGGCCGACATCGCCGCCCTCCAGCAGGCCGTCCGCCACATCCCCGTCCCGGCCTCGGTCGCCGAATATGCCGTCGACCTCGTCCAGGCCACTCGGCCCGGGCCCGGGACGGGAGCCCCCGACGTCGTCCAGAAATACCTCCAGTGGGGGGCCGGTCCCCGGGCCTCGCAGTATCTCGCGCTGGCGGGGAAGGCGCTCGCCGTCCTCGACGGGCGATTCAACGTGGCGCGGGAAGACATCGCCGCCGCCGCGCCCCTCGTCCTCCGCCACCGCCTCATCACGAACTACCGCGCCGAGGCCGACAAGGTCACCTCCGACACCGTCATCGAGAAGCTCCTCGCCCGGGGCTGA
- a CDS encoding DUF58 domain-containing protein, with protein MTAVPATVFSSAPRPGGEVDMGLLADLPGLELQARCVMDGFLAGRHRSPRQGSSVEFAEYRSYQFGDDPRRIDWRLYGRTERLHVKRYEEETQLRVILILDASASMDYRSREGLLTKLDFARITLAATALLAKRQQDAFGLAVAGPAPLEVLRARSSAPHWRTFLGRLQGVETGGEVPLAATLEEIAETLPRRSLVVIASDFYDETEALAGALRRLRHDRHDVVGLQICDPFELDFALDAQGTFVDLESGQRLLLDTEAVRAGYLERFGAFRAELAATFRDVGAGFETLSTARAPLDALTAYLAIRQGGQGGEGRR; from the coding sequence ATGACCGCCGTCCCCGCCACCGTCTTCTCCTCCGCCCCGCGTCCTGGGGGTGAGGTCGACATGGGGCTCCTGGCCGATCTCCCCGGGCTGGAGCTCCAGGCGCGGTGCGTCATGGACGGCTTCCTCGCCGGGCGGCATCGGAGTCCGCGCCAGGGATCGTCGGTCGAGTTCGCCGAATACCGGAGCTACCAGTTCGGCGACGATCCCCGCCGCATCGACTGGCGGCTCTACGGACGGACGGAGCGCCTCCACGTGAAGCGCTACGAGGAGGAGACCCAGCTTCGGGTCATCCTGATCCTCGACGCCAGCGCCTCGATGGATTACCGCTCCCGCGAGGGGCTGCTCACGAAGCTCGATTTCGCCCGGATCACCCTCGCCGCCACGGCGCTCCTGGCGAAGCGGCAGCAGGACGCCTTCGGCCTCGCCGTCGCCGGGCCCGCGCCCCTGGAGGTCCTCCGCGCCCGCTCCTCGGCCCCCCATTGGCGGACCTTCCTCGGGCGGCTCCAGGGGGTCGAGACGGGCGGCGAGGTTCCCCTCGCGGCGACGCTGGAGGAGATCGCCGAGACCCTGCCCCGCCGTTCCTTGGTCGTCATCGCGAGCGATTTCTACGACGAGACCGAGGCCCTCGCCGGGGCCCTCCGACGGCTGCGGCACGACCGGCACGACGTCGTCGGCCTCCAGATCTGCGATCCCTTCGAGCTCGATTTCGCCCTCGACGCGCAGGGGACCTTCGTCGACCTCGAAAGCGGCCAGCGCCTCCTCCTCGATACCGAGGCGGTGCGGGCCGGATACCTGGAACGCTTCGGTGCCTTCCGGGCCGAGCTGGCGGCGACGTTCCGCGACGTCGGGGCGGGATTCGAGACTCTCTCGACCGCCCGGGCTCCCCTGGACGCGCTCACCGCCTACCTCGCCATTCGACAGGGTGGGCAGGGCGGGGAGGGGAGGCGATGA
- a CDS encoding BatA domain-containing protein has protein sequence MSWLLPGFLAGALAIGLPIALHFLRSKPTVVIPFPTLRFLGPTALRETKRNRLRRWLTLLLRCLAIALLAAAFARPFWASTPSGGGKAVLVVVDNSMSMQASGRWESLKSQAVAALDGLQPGDRAGVLLMNPSSQWLVPMGDQTEAARNALRALQPGYETTRCQGALRLAGDVLSRQPEKEKRLFWMSDEQRLGWAGTNFGQALPPGVKLNLTAPRPEPASQAAITGVTIKGEAPAFQAEVTIRLYTPASEARERTITIFEMGSAGKVVGKKTVSLNGREPASFTVPLDLPPGPSALPAGLRVELDPDDLPADDRFYLSLGGGGQNGLSVSLDAVPGVDYLAHALHAAKLPAGAPQAQALPGGEAEWPRGIAVLRGEEAFLPPQAAKLERFLRNGGSLWIFADGGPAQAGWLKARGVVIEPLPLSPPASDPASAGDPRHLRDWDPEHPLLAAFVHESLLPLLQAEFRRPYALRVSPAAADRIAAWDEGSPAVVELSAAGPAGPGASAGGRILLCGFGLSREETDWPMKASFVPFVDQAIRWLAAAREGRRAWQIGETIPLSLSLGAGEGKGSASSLWTALDTPRPVPPQRVGNAVRPTVPGLYRYDAGDGTPSRIFAVNVPTEESDLAPWPESEVERLTSLQSKKEAEAAAAPSVATTRLSDETEEARQRFWWWLMAGAALCLLGELTLANRTSAS, from the coding sequence ATGAGCTGGCTCCTTCCCGGCTTCCTCGCGGGGGCGCTCGCCATCGGCCTCCCCATCGCCCTCCACTTTCTGCGGAGCAAGCCGACCGTCGTGATCCCGTTCCCGACCCTCCGCTTCCTCGGCCCCACCGCGCTGCGCGAGACGAAACGGAACCGGCTCCGCCGCTGGCTCACCCTGCTGCTCCGGTGCCTCGCCATCGCCCTCCTTGCCGCAGCCTTCGCCCGCCCCTTCTGGGCTTCGACCCCGTCGGGCGGCGGGAAGGCGGTCCTCGTCGTCGTCGATAATTCGATGAGCATGCAGGCCTCGGGACGATGGGAATCGCTGAAGAGCCAGGCCGTCGCCGCCCTCGACGGCCTCCAGCCGGGAGACCGCGCCGGGGTCCTCCTGATGAATCCCTCCTCCCAGTGGCTCGTCCCCATGGGGGACCAGACCGAGGCGGCGCGGAACGCCCTCCGCGCCCTCCAGCCCGGTTACGAGACGACGCGCTGCCAGGGCGCGCTCCGGCTGGCGGGCGATGTCCTCTCGCGGCAGCCCGAGAAGGAGAAGCGGCTTTTCTGGATGTCGGACGAGCAGCGCCTCGGCTGGGCCGGGACGAATTTCGGCCAGGCGCTCCCTCCCGGCGTGAAGCTGAACCTGACCGCCCCCCGTCCCGAACCGGCCTCCCAGGCTGCCATCACCGGCGTCACGATCAAGGGAGAGGCTCCCGCCTTCCAGGCCGAGGTCACGATCCGCCTCTATACACCCGCCAGCGAAGCCCGGGAGCGGACGATCACGATCTTTGAGATGGGGAGCGCCGGAAAAGTCGTGGGAAAGAAGACCGTCTCCCTCAACGGCAGGGAACCGGCCTCCTTCACCGTCCCGCTCGATCTTCCGCCGGGGCCCTCCGCCCTGCCCGCGGGCCTTCGCGTCGAACTCGATCCCGATGACCTTCCCGCCGACGACCGTTTCTATCTCAGCCTCGGCGGCGGCGGGCAGAATGGCCTCTCGGTCTCGCTCGACGCCGTCCCGGGGGTCGATTATCTCGCCCACGCCCTCCATGCCGCGAAGCTTCCGGCAGGCGCGCCGCAGGCCCAGGCCCTGCCAGGCGGGGAAGCGGAATGGCCCCGGGGGATCGCCGTGCTGCGCGGAGAGGAGGCTTTCCTCCCTCCCCAGGCGGCGAAGCTGGAACGCTTTCTCCGCAACGGCGGCTCCCTCTGGATCTTCGCCGACGGCGGACCGGCCCAGGCAGGCTGGCTGAAGGCGCGGGGAGTCGTCATCGAGCCCCTGCCCCTCTCTCCCCCGGCCTCCGATCCGGCTTCGGCCGGCGATCCCCGGCATCTGCGCGATTGGGACCCGGAGCATCCGCTCCTCGCGGCCTTCGTCCATGAAAGCCTCCTGCCCCTCCTCCAGGCCGAGTTCCGCCGCCCCTACGCCCTCCGCGTCTCCCCCGCCGCCGCCGACCGGATCGCCGCCTGGGACGAGGGCAGCCCGGCGGTAGTCGAGTTGAGCGCGGCGGGCCCGGCCGGGCCGGGTGCATCGGCTGGCGGGCGGATCTTGCTTTGCGGCTTCGGCTTGAGCCGGGAGGAAACCGATTGGCCGATGAAGGCCTCATTCGTCCCCTTCGTCGATCAGGCCATCCGCTGGCTGGCCGCCGCCCGGGAGGGGCGTCGCGCCTGGCAGATCGGCGAAACCATCCCGCTTTCCCTTTCCCTCGGGGCGGGGGAGGGGAAGGGTTCGGCCTCCTCGCTCTGGACCGCCCTCGATACGCCCCGCCCCGTCCCGCCACAGCGGGTCGGCAACGCGGTCCGCCCCACCGTCCCCGGCCTCTATCGTTATGACGCCGGGGACGGGACGCCTTCCCGGATCTTTGCGGTCAACGTCCCGACCGAAGAATCGGACCTCGCCCCCTGGCCCGAATCCGAGGTCGAAAGGCTGACCTCGCTCCAATCGAAAAAAGAGGCCGAGGCCGCCGCCGCGCCCTCCGTCGCCACCACCCGGCTGAGCGACGAGACCGAGGAAGCCCGCCAGCGTTTCTGGTGGTGGCTCATGGCCGGGGCCGCCCTCTGCCTCCTCGGGGAACTCACCCTCGCCAACCGGACCTCCGCCTCATGA
- a CDS encoding DUF4159 domain-containing protein: MPDLSRQEFLRLMAFGGASFLGLPTLRSLAQPFQVQDPAAPRGLVAPWSRLKFNCDNGGALDDDDWSVHPNGDLNLLDGIRDQAGINVTRHWNVAEIASIDTMTPFPFLFMHAELPPEFADSERQNLRDYLLRGGFLFAEDCVIGKGRSHQGNRGDLFFQRMAAELPKIVPEAKFEKLPFDHPVFHSFYHMKNGMPHMQGKPWGLHGLTLNGRVLAVLSPSDNHCAWTNGDAWFGHEKQQQAIQMGTNIYVYAMTQTGQATPGVPGPQV; the protein is encoded by the coding sequence ATGCCCGACCTCTCCCGGCAAGAATTCCTCCGCCTGATGGCCTTCGGCGGCGCTTCCTTCCTCGGCCTTCCGACGCTCCGCTCGCTGGCCCAGCCGTTCCAGGTTCAGGACCCGGCCGCGCCCCGGGGCCTCGTCGCTCCGTGGAGCCGCCTCAAGTTCAATTGCGACAACGGCGGGGCCCTCGACGACGACGATTGGTCGGTCCACCCGAACGGCGACCTCAACCTCCTCGACGGCATCCGGGATCAGGCCGGGATCAACGTCACGCGGCATTGGAACGTCGCCGAGATTGCCTCGATCGACACGATGACTCCGTTTCCCTTTCTCTTCATGCATGCGGAGCTTCCCCCCGAGTTCGCCGATTCCGAGCGGCAGAACCTGCGCGATTACCTCCTGCGGGGCGGCTTCCTCTTCGCCGAGGATTGCGTCATCGGCAAGGGACGAAGCCACCAGGGCAATCGCGGCGATCTCTTCTTCCAGCGGATGGCGGCGGAGCTGCCGAAGATCGTCCCCGAGGCGAAGTTCGAGAAACTCCCCTTCGACCATCCCGTCTTCCACTCCTTCTACCACATGAAGAACGGCATGCCCCACATGCAGGGGAAGCCGTGGGGCCTCCACGGCCTCACCTTGAACGGGCGGGTGCTGGCGGTCCTTTCCCCCTCGGACAACCATTGCGCCTGGACCAACGGCGACGCCTGGTTCGGCCACGAGAAGCAGCAACAGGCGATCCAGATGGGGACGAATATCTACGTCTACGCGATGACGCAGACCGGCCAGGCGACGCCGGGTGTCCCCGGGCCCCAAGTCTAG
- a CDS encoding exosortase C-terminal domain/associated protein EpsI gives MDLSRTLLLRSLAVLALSGLTVALCLLTSPPNESSHAGVRLLLPDQVGLWSGQTEPSSEAEKKILPPDTQIVRKRYQNFTGEAILASIVLAGAEKRSIHRPEICLPGQGWTIKASDIVPIPLADAGPDLKATRLTITRPIRLKDGTEVTLRAYLLYWYVGDGVTTPLHWRRIWLTSWDRVVHHRNHRWAYVYVLAPITEGLVPGGKNPEQTLDMLRQFIAGALPTFQDPPR, from the coding sequence ATGGATCTTTCCCGGACTCTGCTGCTCCGTTCCCTGGCCGTCCTCGCCCTTTCGGGCCTTACCGTCGCCCTCTGCCTTCTCACCTCGCCGCCCAACGAGAGTTCCCACGCGGGAGTCCGCCTCCTGCTCCCCGACCAAGTCGGCCTCTGGAGCGGCCAGACGGAGCCGAGTTCCGAGGCGGAAAAAAAGATCCTCCCCCCCGACACCCAGATCGTCCGGAAGCGGTATCAGAATTTCACGGGCGAGGCGATCCTCGCCAGCATCGTCCTGGCCGGGGCGGAGAAGCGGAGCATCCATCGCCCGGAGATCTGCCTCCCCGGCCAGGGCTGGACGATCAAGGCCTCCGACATCGTCCCGATCCCCCTTGCCGACGCGGGCCCCGACCTCAAGGCGACCCGCCTCACGATCACCCGCCCTATCCGCCTGAAAGACGGCACCGAGGTCACCCTCCGGGCTTACCTTCTTTATTGGTATGTCGGCGACGGGGTGACGACGCCGCTCCACTGGCGGCGGATCTGGCTGACCAGCTGGGATCGGGTGGTCCATCACCGGAACCATCGCTGGGCCTATGTCTATGTCCTCGCCCCGATCACCGAAGGACTGGTTCCCGGCGGGAAAAATCCCGAGCAGACCCTCGACATGCTGCGGCAATTCATCGCCGGGGCGCTCCCGACGTTTCAGGATCCGCCCCGATAG